In Lucilia cuprina isolate Lc7/37 unplaced genomic scaffold, ASM2204524v1 Scaffold_7178, whole genome shotgun sequence, the sequence GTAAGGCCCGATGACCAGGAAATTTGCATTCATACGAAATTCCATCCTGTTCATAAAATGTCAACGAACCATCCAAATGAACAACACAAAAGAATTCACGGCCTTTGACTTTGCCAAAGTGACCTTTGCAAAATGAAAATGCCGTGCGATGAAAACGATACTCCATCAATGGTTGTAGGCTTAGTTGAGCACCATGTTCGGCCACACCGCCGACATGAACCACATTATAAATGACCAATGAGTTGGGATGTAAAACAGCCAATTGATTTGTGTTCTCTTTGCGATTGTTGCTGAAACACACAAGAAATCGATAAAGAACTGTttgatattaaaacattttcataaaacttaCGCACTAAATCTACCAGCATAGACCCCCAATATGGGAGCTTCGGTAAATATTTCCAATAACAAATCTGTTGGCTTATATGCAGGAGTGTTGCCATTGGCATCTACTTCATAACTGGGATAGAATATACTTAAATGACCAGTATGAGAGCCCACGATAATATAATCCTTTTCTTGTTCTTCCAAACCAAAACGAGCACACAACAGACTGGCCACATCATAATTCTCTTCCAAATCAGAACATTGTGTTGACCACCAATTGCAAACATTAAATAGAgacatttttcaaaactgtatcaGCACTTTTTatctagattttttatatttttcttattttttcatcTCAACCACATTACGACGACTGTAATTGATACGTTGAAATATTTAGAATAgttgtgaaaacaaaaaaaggatattaGCTTTATTTCGTTAATGTTTTGGCTATGTCAAGGTTGCTAggatacatatacataagtatgtaagtaGTTGGAAAAATTACCTAAGGGCACGAGAATCTATCAGGTGTTTtcctttctttttgttttcagaAAATGTGTTCATTAAGGGGTTGTTTAAATCTTGAATTCAAAATGTAAATGATATTACCATAATAGGCTAATATATGTAGTTCCTAgaattttatgaataatatttgCACAACGAAGTAatactataatatttaaattaatatagtGTAGAATTTAGACAATATAGACTGTAGAAAAGACTATAATTgacattatagactatactatagtccagactagttatttagttacttagtaagttagatagtaagttagttagatagataaatagatagatagatagatagatagatagatagatagatagatagata encodes:
- the LOC124421235 gene encoding protein PTHB1-like, which translates into the protein MSLFNVCNWWSTQCSDLEENYDVASLLCARFGLEEQEKDYIIVGSHTGHLSIFYPSYEVDANGNTPAYKPTDLLLEIFTEAPILGVYAGRFSANNRKENTNQLAVLHPNSLVIYNVVHVGGVAEHGAQLSLQPLMEYRFHRTAFSFCKGHFGKVKGREFFCVVHLDGSLTFYEQDGISYECKFPGHRALPTPIVYCERTDSFFRLASAWNLECYT